The following nucleotide sequence is from Cinclus cinclus chromosome 23, bCinCin1.1, whole genome shotgun sequence.
gggggagcGGCAAGGGATGGGGAGgtcaccagggacagggacacacaagTGAGGGACAGGTACACACGAgtgagggatggggaaggggacaTCATCTGTGAGGGTCAGGGATGTCACTGACAAGGGATGGGGATGTCACTGGCAAGGGTCTGGGACATCAGTGATGAGGAGCAGGGACACACCCAGTAATGGACAGGGACATTACTGACTAAGGATGAGCATGAGGACTGGACACCCCAATGAGAGATGGGGACAGGGCCACCCCAGTGGCCTTCCCCCCATGCCAGTTGTCACCCTTGTGGGACGGAGCACTGGCTCTAGGGCTGCACTAATCCTCgttccccctgtccctgctgaacCAGTTCCAGCAGCACTGACGCTGgaccctggcactgcccaccACCGCCTCATCCTGTCAGACGACTGCACCATTGTGGCCTACGGCAACCTGCACCCACAGCCGCTGCAGGATTCACCCCGGCGCTTTGATGTGGAGGTGTCGGTGCTAGGCGCCGAGGCCTTTGGCGCTGGCGTGCACTATTGGGAGGTGGTGGTGTCTGAAAAAACCCAATGGATGATCGGCCTGGCCCATGAGGCTGTGACCCGCAAGGGCAGCATCCAGATCCAGCCAAGTCGTGGGTTCTACTGCATCGTGATGCACGACGGGAACCAGTACAGCGCCTGCACTGAGCCCTGGACACGGCTTAATGTCAAGGGCAAGCTGGAGAAGGTGGGTGTTTTCCTGGACTACGACAAGGGGCTCCTCATCTTCTACAATGCTGACGACATGTCCTGGCTCTACACCTTCCGGGAGAGGTTTCCTGGGAAGCTGTGCTCATATTTTAGTCCTGGGCAGAGCCATGCCAATGGGAAGAATGTCCAGCCGCTGCGGATCAACACTGTCCGTATCTaatgggggtttttggggtgtccccccGCCCTGTCAGGCGTTTTCCCACTCCAGGAActggtcctgctgctgggcaggatCCAACATTCCACCCGCTTCTCTTGGTCCTGTGCTTCCAGGGAATCCCAGTACAGGGGGCTGGGATATGGCAATAAAGGATTTGGAGAGAAGGGGCTGGGTGGTGAAGAGCCCCCGGGGgggtgtggggctgggctgggggcaccCTGGGGTGTCATGGCATGAGTCTGTCACCATGCTGGGGGTGCCACGCTGTGCTGGGGCCGTTGTGACCTGGTCTGTGGCACTGTGCTATGGTGGActgtgccatggcaggggtctCTTGCTGTGCTAGGGGGTACCATGGATGTCATACTGTGTCAGGGTTGCCATACAATGGGACGTGTGTGCCACATGTACAGCACCGTGCCCTGCTGTGCCACAATGTCCcaagcctggccagggctctgtgtgcccaTGTAGCGGACACTGTGTGTATTGAATGTTCAGGGGGTATGCATAGGAGCTGTGTAGGGTGGGCTGTACAGAGGGTGTGATATATGGAGAGTGGGCTCTATACAGGGGGCAGTACAGAGGGGGTGCTGTGTTCTGGGGTATGATACAGAGGGGGTGCTCTACACAGGGACTGTGATATGTTGGGGTGGGCTATATAGGGATATGATGTGTGGGAGGGGTTATATGTAGAGGCTGCACTGTATGGGGGCATGATACATAGAGATGGGCTATATAGCGGTATGGTTTATGGAGGGAGAGACCTACTGAGTGAACTATGTGAGACAGTGATACATAGGGCTGGGCTGTACAGTAGAGTGATAGAAGGGGTAATGTTTAGGGCCTGGGCTGCGTCAGGAGTATGGTATAATAGGGAAGATATATAGGGGACAAGCTGTACAGGGATGAGCTGTGTATAGATATATGGAGATATAGAGCGGTGGGCTATTTAGAGGAACGCTAGTTTGGGGGGTGATATGTAAGGGTGGGATGTAGGGGGTAAGGTGTAGGGGTGGGACATTGCAACGCTGGGCAGTAAAGGACAGCggagcactgggggacactgggagcagccctgcatcCGCCCACCAGGCGGCGCTGTGGCACCCGGCCGCGGGCTCCGCGCGTGCGCCCAGGGCGAGCAATCGAGCACCGAAAGGCGGAAGGGGTCCGCTGCCATCTtgccccaggcacagcccctCCGGTACCGGGGAGcgcggggggggggcgggggggggggcaccggggggggctgggggagccagGGGCCTGAGTGGCTTGGCTGGGGGAGTGAGTGGCCACCGGGGCCTTGTAGGGGGGTGAGGGAGTCGCTGTGCGTCTGGGAAGGACTTTGTTGGGCAATGAGAGCTGGGGTTTGTCGGCCTGGGATGGCTATGGGTTTGGGGGAGGCTGTAGGGCACTGAGGGTGGTGCATTTTGGGGGGGCTTGCGTCAGTGGTCTCTATGGACAGTGGGATGCAGGGGGTCTGTGAGGATGGAGAGGGGACTGGGGGGCTTTGGGATTGGGGTACTGGGAGGTGAAGTGTGGGGAGATGGGGCCGCTGAGGCGGCTGAGGAATGGGGGGGTGAGGGGGAGAAGCCTTGGGGGGACCCTGTGGGGCTCAGAGTGTCTGTGGGGGGGGATGTCTCCTTAGAGGCTCAGGATGGTGTTGAGGATCTCCTGTGGGGCTTAGGATGCATTTGGGGGTCACTTCTGTGGCCCAGGATGGGTTTGGGGGGGAGTTCCCTGTGAGGATGCCATTGGGACACCCCATGTGAGCTTCAGTCGTCTGGGGGTGTCACGGACACGGGGGGTCTTGTGGGCGGGTTGGGGGTCCCCGGGTGACCCCCTTGTGTCACAGCCATGGATCCGGGCGCGGGGGCGCGGAAGGAGCGGCCGAAGCCGCGAGAGCCAGCGGCTCGCCTAGAGAAGGCTAAGCAGAGATcggcacagcaggagctgaagcaGCGGCAGCGGGCGGAGGTGGGAACACAGGAATGGGGAGGGCCATGGCTCAACCCGCGGCCGGACCCCCCCCCTTGCCATCTGCCCTTTCCCAATCCCAGATCTATGCCCTGAACCGGGTGATGacggagctggagcagcagcagttcgACTCCTTCTGCAAGCAGATGCAGGGATCCGGGGAATAAcagcccggccctgccctgccccacccaCCCCTTTtctaacccccccccccccccaggtatTTATTATCAAATTGCCCTTTTTATATCAATAAAGTCTGTGCTGATTCTCTGTCTCCGGGCTCCTGTTTGCTTCTGCTCCGGGTGGGAATGATGTGGGGGAGGCCAGAGCAGGGCCGGcgccagagcagctgtggcccTGGGTTCCAGCTCTAGCCACAGTCCCATCCCGACATTCCCTGCCGCAGGGAAGGGTCCTGCCCTCCCCAAGCTGGGATTTATCCCAGGGGGATGTAGCAGGAGCCACATCTCGCAGCTGCTCCTGCCGCCAGAGCTTCCCCGGGGATCCTGAGTGTTTCTCCAGCACCAGGTTTGACCTTCACTTCCTTCCTCCACCCACAccctctgtgctccagctgccactGTCCGGCAGCCTTCGGCTTTCCAGAGATTTTTAGATCAAGTCCCACTTCCCCCCTTTCCCCGTCCCAGCCATATCACACTGAGAGGGTGAAAATAAACCACGTTTGGGATGGTGTTTCTCTGCAGCCATGGATTAAGTGGTAAATTCCAAATTGCTCCCAGTGAATCCCATGTCGGAAGCCCTCTGGAAGTTTGATCagcatcttcctcctcccacctAGGGAGGCCTGCCTTATTTTTGAAGTGTGAACCTCCCTTTGTAATGAATGCCCACTGGGCAATGTGAGCGATCCCTAAACTTCAGTGTCCTATGTAGAGAAGGGCTTGGAGGTCTCTTGTCAGGGCAGACTCTAAATTTCCTGTTTCCCAAGGATTTGGAGGTCTCTGCTGTTGCTCTGGGGGGATGGGGGTTCCCTCACCCCCACAAAGGATAGGGATTTTGGGGCTTCCCTGAAGTTGagcctttctcttcttttaccTTAGCAGGCTCCTTCTGCCACCCGGATTCAGTGGGAATAGTGAAGGGAGGAACAACACCCGGAGcaaggatgaggaggatgaggaaggctTTACTAGGCTCTAAGGAGGGctcaggccttgcagctccagAGGGCATAGGGGAAGATGATGTAGGACGTGGACCAGGCCAGGCAATAAACCGCAGCCACCGCCATCGGTGCCAGCAGGACAGCCAACACCCCTAGAGAGTGGGAGAATCCTTGGGGATCtgatctccttccccctccgTCACCATTCTGAGAGGTTCGTCCCCATTCTTACCTCCAGCATAAACCAATTTCTTCCAGAGCTGTGACTCCAGCACCCTGTCGTGGGGGTAGAAGCCGCAGTCGGCCATGAACAGGATCATGGCAGCCGCGGCGACACGGAGCAGGGCCACATGTCCTCCAGTGAGCAGGAAGGTGCTGGCCAGCAGCGCTGAGGCGTAGGGGCAGGGCAGCCCCCGGTAGGTGAAGGGGATCCCTGTGGGGTGTCAGGAGTTCAATGTGGGGGGCAATACCCTAAACCCCACACTGCCAGAGGCTCATCTTACCGCTGGAGAAGAAGCAGAGGCGGGCAAAGACAGCCAGCACATAGGCAAGGGTCAGCAGTCCCCCCAGCAcaccctggggctgcagcaacAGCGCCGTGCCCAGCCCAAACGTGGTGAAATCGGCGAAATCATCCAGCTTGGCACCTGTGGGGGCAGCAAGGGGCAGGTGCCAGGTGGGCACCGGGCACAGGGGACACCCCACAGGTcacccctgggctggggggatgCACTCACCCAGTGCTGAGCAGGCATCAAGCTGCCGAGCCACAGCCCCGTCAGCCAGATCCAGCAGgaagcccaggagcaggagccagcaggagTACTGGTACTGCCTGGGAGGGAAGCCCCACTTCTCAGCCcctattcccttttttttcaccCAGTTTCTCCCTTGTTTACCCCACCTACTGAGGGTGGAGGTAAGCCCAGCCACCAGATTGGccacagagaaagcaaaactgGGGTGATCTTCACTTTTCATCCTGTCTTTGCCATATTTCACCTTTTTCCCCAGCAAAAGTAGGGGTGACCCCCATTTTGAAACCTGCCTTTTcatccttcccccccccccccccccccccccccccccgctaTTTCCCCCCCGCCAATTACTTTGGATGGAGGAAAGGAGAGCCAGCTTCAGAGGTTGGCTATGGAGGGAGCAGATCCACCGTGACCTCCGCTTCCCAATTATTTTTCACCATGTTTACACCTTTTTCAccccatttcttcctttttcatcacattttcccctttttctagAAAAGTGGGGTGACGCACACTTCTCAACCctctttttcatctcttttcagCCCATTTCctccattcccccccccccccccccatctaTTGATGCTGCAGAGGCCAAAGGTGAGGAACTTTTGACCATGGAGAGAGTCAAATCACAGTGTTCCCCATTTTTCATCCCCCATTTTACAcccattcccccattttttcagcaaaactgGCCTGGCCCCCAGTTTTCTACCTGACTTTCACGCTATTTCCATCTTTCCTACccccctttccctctttttccagcCAAACAGGGCAAACCACACTTTTCTACCATCTTTGccctcccatttccccccttttccagAAAGAAACAGGGTGACCCCCACTTCTGTGCATCTTTTTCAgcacattttctctcttttcatcccatttcctccttttctttcccccacctATTGATGCTGGAGGGGAGCCTGGCCAGCAGCTTGGCCACAGAGAGAGCACAACCAGGGTGACCCTCACTCCCCAGCCCcatttttcactcattttttcccagtttccccCACCTGTTTACGCTGCAGAGGATGGAGGAAAGCCCAGCCAGGAGGTTGGCCACGGAGAGCCCGTTGGCCACGTTTTTACGGAGGAATTCCAGTGCCTGTCCCCGTCCTGCTTGCTCGCTCAGCACCAGCTTCTTGGTGGACTGGAAAATACCTACAAACCCCCCGGTTGGTGTTCCAaccagggaagggctgcagcCCCCCCAAATGTAGCAGGATGCTGCAGGGATTCCCCCTCCTCAaaccaaaatcccccaaaatctgtTTAGGAAGCAGCAGGGGATTGATTTGTGCAAGCTCTGCTGCTGAGCTCCCCACCAGCAGCCAAAAATGGAataaagaggcaaaaaaagcaaagaaattaataaaagaactgtaaaacataataaaataaagacaaattaaGCCAAACCCAAGCTTAGACTAAAAGCCAACCCCAGTTTAAGCTCTATGGATCTTATATACCTATCGGGCTAAGCTTTAGGGAAAGAATTTAAAGGTCCTGTCCTTTGCCCCCCGCCTTTGCCGTGTCCCAAAGCCAGGCAGATCCttcatctgaaagaaaacaggacGTCAGAGCAAGACAAACCCCCCGAGCCCCCTCAGAGCCCCCCCGAGCTGCTCCGGGCCGAGCTGGCACGGGCTCATGGCCGGAATGCCACCagaacagctccccaggtggGAAAACCAGGAAGAGCCGCCGGAGAGCTGAGGTGTCGGGGGTCGGCGGCTCCGAGCGCCACGGCGGGAGCGACCTTTGGACACCGCGCCCGGAGCCGCCG
It contains:
- the SVBP gene encoding small vasohibin-binding protein, producing MDPGAGARKERPKPREPAARLEKAKQRSAQQELKQRQRAEIYALNRVMTELEQQQFDSFCKQMQGSGE
- the TMEM269 gene encoding transmembrane protein 269 isoform X2, which gives rise to MWMVSPPVGIFQSTKKLVLSEQAGRGQALEFLRKNVANGLSVANLLAGLSSILCSVNRQYQYSCWLLLLGFLLDLADGAVARQLDACSALGAKLDDFADFTTFGLGTALLLQPQGVLGGLLTLAYVLAVFARLCFFSSGIPFTYRGLPCPYASALLASTFLLTGGHVALLRVAAAAMILFMADCGFYPHDRVLESQLWKKLVYAGGVLAVLLAPMAVAAVYCLAWSTSYIIFPYALWSCKA
- the TMEM269 gene encoding transmembrane protein 269 isoform X1; protein product: MWMVSPPVDEGSAWLWDTAKAGGIFQSTKKLVLSEQAGRGQALEFLRKNVANGLSVANLLAGLSSILCSVNRQYQYSCWLLLLGFLLDLADGAVARQLDACSALGAKLDDFADFTTFGLGTALLLQPQGVLGGLLTLAYVLAVFARLCFFSSGIPFTYRGLPCPYASALLASTFLLTGGHVALLRVAAAAMILFMADCGFYPHDRVLESQLWKKLVYAGGVLAVLLAPMAVAAVYCLAWSTSYIIFPYALWSCKA